A stretch of the Streptomyces sp. NBC_01428 genome encodes the following:
- a CDS encoding UPF0182 family membrane protein encodes MPDRGGGPTGPRMRVGRPSRRVRTLLMTLGVLAVLAMAFVMFAGFWTDWLWYRSVHYSSVFTTTLWTKIGLFFVFGLLMAAAVGFNIWLAHRLRPPLSAMSMEQQSLDRYRMGIAPYKRWLLVGIVSVVGLIAGASASGQWRTWLMWVNGVPFHQKDPQFHLDVSFYAFDLPWYRFLLGFGFAAAVLSLIAAALTHYLYGGLRVTSPGARATAAATGHLSVLLGIFVALKAVAYWLDRYGLAVKSSDFKATGNWTGLRYVDANAYLPAKTILFCIAVICALLFFATLWRRTWQLPVIGFGLMVLSAILIGGLYPAIVQKFQVQPNEQAKEAPYVEKNLKATREAYGIDGTDVKDYPGSSDTKDKAKLRDDADTAASIRLMDPNVVSPTFQQLQQVRNYYGFPSNLDVDRYSKDGKDQDTVIGLRELNLAGIPKSNWINDHFRYTHGYGAVAAKGTTADSEGRPVFTEYNLPSRGDLGEYQQQIYYGEKTTQYSIVGGPQKEIDYSDDSGEKTTSYKGKSGISLSSPVNRAAYAVAFGEPQILYSGAIGEGSRILYNRTPKERVEAVAPWLTIDGDAYPAIVNHKIQWIVDAYTTTNGYPYASRTTLGDTTADSLTAANNQRAVVAQQNQVNYIRNSVKATVDAYTGEVKLYQWDTKDPVLKTWMKAFPNTVKAKDSISPDLMAHLRYPQDLFKVQRELLTRYHVKDAQTFLSGSEVWQVPDDPSNNSGSAVPPYYLSMKLPGETSQAFSLTTTMTPNGRDNLAAFMSVDAEAGTPDYGKISILKLPTGKTVDGPKRVQSQFNSEPSIAESISLLERGDSKVEYGNLLTVPLDGGLLYVEPVYVRGGDLKYPLLRKVLVTYGGSTAFESTLDQALNKVFGAESSTQPPPDENTTKPPTSSNPTVQAALDDAQKAFDQGQEALKKGDWQAYGEAQKDLEDALKKAEDAQNKADKAGSGGSGADKSTDKGSDKSGDKKSSPSGSPSSSPSSDKSS; translated from the coding sequence ATGCCGGACCGCGGCGGAGGCCCGACGGGGCCACGGATGAGAGTGGGCCGGCCGTCCCGGCGTGTCCGGACCCTGCTCATGACACTGGGCGTCCTGGCCGTACTGGCCATGGCCTTCGTCATGTTCGCGGGGTTCTGGACGGACTGGCTCTGGTACAGATCGGTTCACTACTCGTCGGTCTTCACCACCACCCTGTGGACCAAGATCGGGCTCTTCTTCGTCTTCGGCCTGCTCATGGCGGCCGCGGTCGGCTTCAACATCTGGCTGGCCCACCGGCTTCGTCCGCCGCTGAGCGCCATGTCGATGGAGCAACAGAGCCTCGACCGCTACCGCATGGGCATCGCGCCCTACAAGCGGTGGCTGCTGGTCGGCATCGTCTCCGTGGTGGGACTGATCGCCGGCGCGTCCGCCTCGGGCCAGTGGCGCACGTGGCTGATGTGGGTGAACGGAGTGCCCTTCCACCAGAAGGACCCCCAGTTCCACCTCGACGTCTCGTTCTACGCCTTCGACCTGCCCTGGTACCGCTTCCTGCTCGGCTTCGGCTTCGCCGCCGCCGTGCTCTCCCTGATCGCCGCCGCGCTCACGCACTACCTGTACGGCGGCCTGCGGGTCACCAGCCCGGGCGCGCGCGCCACGGCCGCGGCGACCGGGCACCTCTCGGTGCTCCTCGGCATCTTCGTGGCGCTGAAGGCGGTCGCCTACTGGCTCGACCGGTACGGCCTCGCGGTGAAGTCGAGCGACTTCAAGGCGACGGGCAACTGGACGGGCCTGAGGTACGTCGACGCGAACGCCTATCTGCCGGCCAAGACGATCCTGTTCTGCATCGCCGTCATCTGCGCGCTGCTCTTCTTCGCCACCCTGTGGCGGCGCACCTGGCAGCTGCCGGTCATCGGCTTCGGCCTGATGGTGCTGTCGGCGATCCTCATCGGCGGGCTGTACCCGGCGATCGTGCAGAAGTTCCAGGTCCAGCCGAACGAGCAGGCCAAGGAAGCGCCGTACGTCGAGAAGAACCTCAAGGCGACCCGCGAGGCGTACGGGATCGACGGCACCGACGTGAAGGACTACCCGGGGTCGAGCGACACCAAGGACAAGGCCAAGCTCCGGGACGACGCCGACACGGCGGCGAGCATCCGGCTCATGGACCCGAACGTCGTGTCGCCCACGTTCCAGCAGCTCCAGCAGGTGCGGAACTACTACGGCTTCCCGTCGAACCTGGACGTCGACCGCTACAGCAAGGACGGCAAGGACCAGGACACCGTCATCGGTCTCCGCGAGCTGAACCTCGCGGGCATCCCGAAGAGCAACTGGATCAACGACCACTTCCGCTACACCCACGGGTACGGCGCGGTCGCGGCCAAGGGCACCACGGCCGACAGCGAGGGCCGGCCGGTCTTCACCGAGTACAACCTGCCGTCGAGGGGTGACCTCGGCGAGTACCAGCAGCAGATCTACTACGGCGAGAAGACCACCCAGTACTCGATCGTCGGCGGTCCCCAGAAGGAGATCGACTACTCCGACGACAGCGGTGAGAAGACCACCAGCTACAAGGGCAAGAGCGGCATCAGCCTCTCCAGCCCGGTCAACCGCGCCGCGTACGCGGTGGCGTTCGGCGAGCCGCAGATCCTCTACTCGGGCGCGATCGGCGAGGGTTCCCGGATCCTCTACAACCGCACGCCCAAGGAGCGCGTCGAGGCGGTGGCCCCCTGGCTCACCATCGACGGCGACGCCTACCCGGCCATCGTCAACCACAAGATCCAGTGGATCGTCGACGCGTACACCACGACCAACGGCTATCCGTACGCCTCCCGCACCACCCTCGGCGACACCACGGCGGACTCGCTGACGGCGGCCAACAACCAGCGGGCGGTGGTGGCCCAGCAGAACCAGGTCAACTACATCCGCAACTCGGTGAAGGCGACCGTCGACGCGTACACCGGCGAGGTCAAGCTCTACCAGTGGGACACCAAGGACCCGGTCCTGAAGACCTGGATGAAGGCGTTCCCGAACACGGTGAAGGCGAAGGACTCGATCTCGCCGGACCTGATGGCCCATCTGCGGTACCCGCAGGACCTGTTCAAGGTCCAGCGCGAACTGCTCACCCGCTACCACGTGAAGGACGCGCAGACGTTCCTCAGCGGCAGTGAGGTGTGGCAGGTCCCGGACGACCCGAGCAACAACTCGGGCAGTGCCGTGCCGCCGTACTACCTCAGCATGAAGCTGCCGGGGGAGACGTCACAGGCGTTCTCGCTCACGACGACGATGACACCGAACGGCCGGGACAACCTCGCCGCGTTCATGTCCGTCGACGCCGAAGCGGGCACGCCGGACTACGGCAAGATCAGCATCCTGAAACTGCCGACGGGCAAAACCGTCGACGGACCGAAACGGGTGCAGAGCCAGTTCAACTCCGAACCGTCGATCGCCGAGTCCATCAGCCTTCTCGAACGCGGCGATTCCAAGGTGGAGTACGGCAACCTCCTGACGGTGCCCCTCGACGGCGGACTCCTGTACGTGGAACCCGTGTACGTCCGCGGTGGCGACCTCAAGTACCCGCTGCTGCGCAAGGTGTTGGTCACCTACGGAGGCAGCACGGCCTTCGAGAGCACGCTGGACCAGGCGCTCAACAAGGTCTTCGGGGCCGAGAGTTCGACCCAGCCACCACCGGACGAGAACACCACGAAACCGCCGACGTCGAGCAACCCGACGGTGCAGGCCGCTCTGGACGACGCACAGAAGGCCTTCGACCAGGGCCAGGAAGCCCTCAAGAAGGGCGACTGGCAGGCGTACGGGGAGGCGCAGAAGGATCTGGAGGACGCGCTGAAGAAGGCCGAGGACGCGCAGAACAAGGCGGACAAGGCCGGCAGCGGCGGCTCCGGTGCCGACAAGAGCACGGACAAGGGCTCCGACAAGAGCGGTGACAAGAAGAGCAGTCCGAGCGGCAGCCCCAGCAGCAGTCCGAGCAGCGACAAGAGCTCCTGA
- a CDS encoding PPA1309 family protein: MSNTPMAASPLTRAVLEIDEYASGLGWDQPARLFALVDTARLRTQEPGLARQLGLEDEQATTGLTPVEQDEIPAGKPLDEFLGTIAWPDAVVGCALTVERLMLPPSAEASVPEGLSGKKLTQWVASHPDRQEVRMTVGVLRDGTRDSALRLREKDASTEVLTGAGLVPGLADALSATFAD, translated from the coding sequence ATGTCCAACACTCCCATGGCAGCGAGCCCCCTCACCCGGGCCGTACTCGAGATCGACGAGTACGCATCCGGCCTCGGCTGGGACCAGCCCGCCCGCCTCTTCGCCCTCGTAGACACCGCACGGCTGCGGACCCAGGAACCCGGCCTCGCCCGCCAGCTCGGCCTGGAGGACGAGCAGGCGACCACCGGTCTCACCCCCGTCGAGCAGGACGAGATCCCTGCCGGCAAGCCGCTCGACGAGTTCCTCGGCACCATCGCCTGGCCCGACGCCGTGGTGGGCTGCGCGCTCACCGTGGAACGGCTGATGCTGCCGCCGTCCGCCGAGGCGTCCGTACCGGAAGGCCTCAGCGGCAAGAAGCTCACCCAGTGGGTCGCCTCGCACCCGGACCGCCAGGAGGTCCGCATGACGGTCGGCGTGCTGCGCGACGGAACCCGCGACTCCGCCCTGCGGCTGCGGGAGAAGGACGCGTCGACGGAGGTCCTCACGGGCGCGGGCCTGGTGCCGGGCCTCGCGGACGCGCTGTCCGCGACGTTCGCCGACTGA
- a CDS encoding YlbL family protein: MPRRTATMLASTLILIALLCAGVFIKVPYAEMSPGPTVNTLGDHDGEPVLQISGRKTYPTTGHLNMTTVRVTSADYNMNLVEAVYGWLAHDNKVVPHDTLYPDGKTEQQSTQENAEEFSQSQESAKVAALKELGIPVKSWVIVSTVLKGSPAEGRLHAGDVIKSVDGTVVKAPDDVAKLVTKHKPGDKVVFTIVPAKEQAAAEKEHTTATATKNVTITTARSDDKGSDRAIVGISAGTDHTYPFTIDIKLADVGGPSAGLMFALGIVDKLTPGNLTGGKFVAGTGTIEDDGKVGPIGGIELKTVGARDKGAQYFLTPKDNCAAAAKDTPSGLTLVKVNTIDDAMNALKDISAGRTSGLPKCTTKG, from the coding sequence ATGCCACGCCGCACCGCGACGATGCTCGCCTCCACTCTGATCCTGATCGCGCTCCTGTGCGCGGGAGTGTTCATCAAAGTGCCCTACGCGGAGATGTCACCGGGTCCCACGGTGAACACGCTGGGCGATCACGACGGCGAGCCGGTGCTGCAGATCTCCGGACGCAAGACGTACCCGACGACCGGTCACCTGAACATGACCACGGTCCGGGTGACGAGCGCCGACTACAACATGAACCTCGTCGAGGCCGTCTACGGCTGGCTGGCCCACGACAACAAGGTCGTGCCGCACGACACGCTGTACCCGGACGGCAAGACCGAGCAGCAGTCGACGCAGGAGAACGCCGAGGAGTTCAGCCAGTCCCAGGAGAGCGCCAAGGTGGCGGCCCTCAAGGAGCTGGGCATCCCGGTGAAGTCCTGGGTGATCGTCTCCACCGTCCTCAAGGGCTCCCCGGCGGAGGGCCGGCTGCACGCCGGTGACGTCATCAAGTCCGTCGACGGCACCGTGGTCAAGGCGCCCGACGACGTCGCGAAGCTCGTCACCAAGCACAAGCCCGGTGACAAGGTCGTGTTCACGATCGTGCCCGCCAAGGAGCAGGCCGCCGCCGAGAAGGAGCACACGACGGCGACCGCCACCAAGAACGTGACGATCACCACGGCCAGGTCCGACGACAAGGGCAGCGACCGTGCCATCGTCGGGATCTCGGCCGGGACCGACCACACGTACCCCTTCACCATCGACATCAAGCTCGCCGACGTCGGCGGCCCGAGCGCCGGCCTGATGTTCGCGCTCGGCATCGTGGACAAGCTCACCCCGGGGAACCTCACCGGCGGCAAGTTCGTGGCCGGCACCGGCACCATCGAGGACGACGGCAAGGTCGGTCCCATCGGCGGCATCGAGTTGAAGACCGTCGGCGCGCGCGACAAGGGCGCCCAGTACTTCCTGACGCCGAAGGACAACTGCGCCGCCGCGGCCAAGGACACCCCGAGCGGGCTCACGCTCGTCAAGGTCAACACCATCGACGACGCGATGAACGCCCTGAAGGACATCAGCGCGGGCCGGACCTCCGGCCTGCCGAAGTGCACCACCAAGGGCTGA
- a CDS encoding molybdenum cofactor biosynthesis protein MoaE, translating to MAPTNDHPGEQGAQDPIRLLAIRDEPLSLDEVFRAVGDDAAGGTAFFVGTVRNHDGGADVDALGYSGHPSAEAEMRRVAEKVVADYPVRALAAVHRVGDLRIGDLAVVVAVACPHRSEAFEACRKLIDDLKHEVPIWKHQTFSDGSQEWVGAC from the coding sequence ATGGCACCTACCAATGACCACCCCGGCGAGCAGGGCGCGCAGGACCCGATCCGTCTGCTGGCGATCCGCGACGAGCCGCTCTCCCTGGACGAGGTCTTCCGCGCCGTCGGGGACGACGCCGCCGGGGGGACGGCGTTCTTCGTGGGAACGGTGCGGAACCACGACGGGGGTGCCGACGTGGACGCGCTGGGGTACTCCGGTCACCCCAGCGCCGAGGCGGAGATGCGACGGGTCGCCGAGAAGGTCGTCGCCGACTATCCGGTGCGGGCGCTGGCCGCCGTCCACCGGGTGGGCGATCTCCGGATCGGGGACCTCGCGGTCGTCGTCGCCGTGGCGTGTCCGCACCGGAGCGAGGCGTTCGAGGCCTGCCGCAAGCTCATCGACGACCTCAAGCACGAGGTGCCGATCTGGAAGCACCAGACGTTCTCCGACGGTTCGCAGGAGTGGGTCGGCGCCTGCTGA
- a CDS encoding SDR family oxidoreductase, with product MSSPDPQVRAARNRSTSPAARGPVVAVTGAAAGVGAMLTERLAASEEIKQVVAIDERRGECADAQWHILDVRDPAIAEKLRGADVVVHLALDLDLETDAAARTAYNVRGTQTVLTAAAAAGVHRVVLCTSAMVYGALPDNELPLAEDSELRATAEATGVGDLLEIERLARRAPRAHPGLNVTVVRPGVLVGGGSDTALTRYFESPRLLVVAGSRPAWQFCHVEDLCSALEYAVVEKVEGELAVGCDGWLEQEEVEELSGIRRMELPSAVALGAAARLHRIGLTPSPAGDLAYTMYPWVVSGSRLHDAGWRPRWTNEEVLAELLEEVAGRHTVAGRRLGRKDATAAGAAGATVALLGAAAVVRRARKARRRI from the coding sequence GTGAGTTCCCCAGATCCACAGGTTCGCGCAGCGCGAAACCGCTCAACCAGCCCGGCCGCGCGCGGCCCCGTCGTCGCGGTCACCGGCGCCGCGGCAGGCGTGGGCGCGATGCTCACCGAGCGGCTGGCAGCCAGTGAGGAGATCAAGCAGGTCGTCGCCATCGACGAGCGGCGCGGCGAGTGCGCCGACGCGCAGTGGCACATCCTGGACGTGCGGGACCCGGCGATCGCCGAGAAGCTGCGCGGTGCGGACGTCGTGGTGCACCTGGCCCTCGACCTCGACCTGGAGACGGACGCGGCGGCCCGGACGGCCTACAACGTCCGGGGGACGCAGACCGTCCTCACCGCCGCCGCGGCGGCCGGTGTCCACCGGGTCGTCCTGTGCACGTCGGCGATGGTCTACGGCGCGCTGCCCGACAACGAACTGCCGCTCGCCGAGGACTCAGAACTGCGGGCGACCGCCGAGGCCACGGGAGTGGGCGACCTCCTGGAGATCGAGCGGCTGGCCCGGCGCGCGCCCCGCGCGCACCCCGGTCTGAACGTGACGGTCGTGCGGCCCGGAGTGCTGGTCGGGGGCGGCAGCGACACCGCGCTGACCAGGTACTTCGAGTCGCCGCGCCTGCTGGTCGTGGCAGGGTCCCGGCCCGCATGGCAGTTCTGCCACGTCGAGGACCTGTGCAGTGCCCTGGAGTACGCGGTCGTCGAGAAGGTGGAGGGCGAGCTGGCCGTCGGGTGTGACGGCTGGCTGGAGCAGGAGGAGGTGGAGGAGCTGAGCGGGATCCGGCGGATGGAGCTGCCGTCCGCGGTCGCGCTGGGCGCCGCCGCCCGGCTCCACCGGATCGGGCTCACCCCTTCGCCCGCGGGTGACCTGGCCTACACGATGTACCCCTGGGTGGTGAGCGGGAGCCGGCTGCACGATGCCGGGTGGCGGCCCCGGTGGACCAACGAGGAGGTCCTCGCCGAGCTGCTGGAGGAGGTCGCCGGGCGGCACACCGTGGCCGGGCGCCGACTGGGCCGCAAGGACGCGACCGCGGCGGGCGCGGCGGGCGCGACGGTCGCTCTGCTCGGCGCGGCGGCCGTCGTCCGCCGGGCGCGAAAGGCTCGACGCCGGATCTGA
- a CDS encoding zinc-dependent metalloprotease, whose product MSDTPFGFGLPPEEPENGDEGKKKDQQGGGGQGPFGFGPGAGGPGGDNPLAAMFGSMNPNDLGAAFQQLGQMLSYEGGPVNWDMAKQIARQTVSQGASDGTKDASVGPAERLAVEEAVRLADLWLDDATSLPSGAGSALAWSRAEWVEATLPVWKELVDPVAERVGAAMGDVLPEEMQAMAGPLIGMMRSMGGAMFGTQIGQAVGVLAGEVVGSTDIGLPLGPVGKAALLPLNIASFGKDLSVPQEEVRLYLALREAAHQRLFAHVPWLRSHLFGAVEGYARGIKVDTAKLEDVVGQFDPQNPEELQQALQQGMFQPEDTPEQKAALARLETALALVEGWVDAVVHAAAKPRLSSADALRETLRRRRATGGPAEQTFATLIGLELRPRRLRDASRLWASLTDARGVDGRDGLWAHPDMLPTASDLDDPDGFVHREHMDFSELDKMLGEAASGSAGKPDLTKDTSSEPADAGDDESKGAKGDEKGDGTE is encoded by the coding sequence GTGAGTGACACCCCATTCGGATTCGGCCTTCCGCCGGAGGAGCCGGAGAACGGCGACGAGGGCAAGAAGAAGGACCAGCAGGGCGGCGGTGGCCAGGGACCTTTCGGTTTCGGGCCCGGAGCCGGTGGTCCAGGAGGCGACAATCCCCTCGCAGCCATGTTCGGGTCGATGAACCCCAATGATCTCGGCGCCGCGTTCCAGCAGCTGGGCCAGATGCTCTCGTACGAGGGCGGCCCGGTGAATTGGGACATGGCCAAGCAGATCGCCCGTCAGACGGTCTCCCAGGGCGCTTCTGACGGCACCAAGGACGCGAGCGTCGGTCCGGCCGAGCGGCTCGCCGTCGAGGAGGCGGTGCGTCTGGCCGACCTGTGGCTGGACGACGCGACGTCGCTGCCGTCCGGCGCGGGCTCCGCGCTGGCCTGGAGCCGCGCGGAGTGGGTCGAGGCGACCCTTCCCGTGTGGAAGGAGCTGGTCGACCCGGTCGCCGAGCGTGTCGGCGCGGCCATGGGCGACGTCCTGCCCGAGGAGATGCAGGCCATGGCGGGCCCGCTCATCGGCATGATGCGCTCCATGGGCGGCGCCATGTTCGGTACGCAGATCGGGCAGGCCGTGGGTGTCCTGGCGGGCGAGGTCGTCGGCTCCACCGACATCGGCCTGCCGCTCGGCCCGGTCGGCAAGGCCGCGCTGCTCCCGCTGAACATCGCCTCCTTCGGCAAGGACCTGAGCGTCCCCCAGGAGGAGGTGCGGCTCTATCTCGCGCTGCGCGAAGCCGCCCACCAGCGCCTCTTCGCGCACGTGCCGTGGCTGCGCTCGCACCTGTTCGGCGCCGTCGAGGGCTACGCGCGCGGGATCAAGGTCGACACCGCGAAGCTGGAGGACGTGGTCGGCCAGTTCGACCCGCAGAACCCGGAAGAACTGCAGCAGGCGCTCCAGCAGGGCATGTTCCAGCCGGAGGACACGCCCGAGCAGAAGGCCGCGCTGGCCCGCCTGGAGACGGCGCTCGCGCTGGTCGAGGGCTGGGTCGACGCGGTCGTGCACGCGGCCGCCAAGCCGCGCCTGTCGTCGGCCGACGCGCTGCGTGAGACGCTGCGCCGCCGCCGTGCCACGGGTGGTCCCGCCGAGCAGACCTTCGCCACCCTGATCGGCCTGGAGCTGCGTCCGCGCCGGCTGCGGGACGCCTCGCGCCTGTGGGCCTCGCTCACCGACGCGCGCGGTGTGGACGGCCGGGACGGCCTGTGGGCCCACCCGGACATGCTGCCGACGGCGTCCGACCTGGACGACCCGGACGGCTTCGTGCACCGCGAGCACATGGACTTCTCCGAGCTCGACAAGATGCTGGGCGAGGCCGCGAGCGGCTCGGCCGGCAAGCCGGACCTGACGAAGGACACCTCGTCGGAGCCTGCCGACGCCGGGGACGACGAGTCCAAGGGCGCCAAGGGCGACGAAAAGGGTGACGGCACCGAGTGA
- a CDS encoding NUDIX hydrolase: MSLHDDAVLVLKSHEGQEDLRQVYLDHLSEHPDGTWKSCHAGHITASALVVDPERGRVLLTLHRKLRMWLQMGGHCEPGDATLAAAALREATEESGIRGLTLAPGGPVTLDRHAIPSPCHWHLDVQYVALAPSDAVEAISDESLDLRWFAYDEVSEVADASVVRLLEAARARL; encoded by the coding sequence GTGAGCCTGCACGACGACGCGGTCCTCGTGCTGAAGAGCCACGAGGGCCAGGAAGATTTGCGCCAGGTCTATCTGGACCACCTGTCCGAGCACCCGGACGGCACATGGAAGTCCTGCCACGCCGGGCACATCACGGCGAGTGCCCTGGTGGTGGACCCCGAGCGGGGCCGCGTTCTGCTGACGCTGCACCGCAAGCTCCGCATGTGGCTGCAGATGGGCGGCCACTGCGAGCCGGGCGACGCGACGCTGGCCGCCGCCGCCCTGCGCGAGGCGACCGAGGAGTCGGGCATCCGAGGACTGACCCTGGCGCCGGGCGGTCCCGTGACGCTGGACCGGCACGCCATCCCGTCCCCGTGCCACTGGCATCTGGACGTGCAGTACGTCGCCCTGGCGCCGTCCGACGCGGTCGAGGCCATCAGCGACGAGTCCCTCGACCTGCGCTGGTTCGCTTACGACGAGGTCTCCGAGGTGGCCGACGCGTCGGTCGTCCGGCTCCTGGAGGCGGCCCGCGCCCGGCTGTGA
- a CDS encoding AIM24 family protein, producing MQSPIFGYNDQQTQDRYSLQNSQMLRVVLEGHDDILARKGTMVAYQGLVEFDAEYQTGGQHRARAHTGEGLDLMRCHGQGTVYFANLAQHVHVVDVDQDGLTVDSSYVLAMDSALHHEVIAVDSQYGISGSGKYQLNITGRGKVALMTSGMPLMMQVTPDRYVNCDADAIVAWSTSLRVQMQAQTHSSGVWRRRGNTGEGWELSFMGNGYALVQPSELLPPQNAAIGQGLRAQYGMGQQGVHAQNQGNAWS from the coding sequence ATGCAGAGCCCGATCTTCGGCTACAACGACCAGCAGACCCAGGACCGCTACAGCCTGCAGAACTCGCAGATGCTCCGCGTCGTCCTGGAGGGGCACGACGACATCCTCGCCCGCAAGGGCACCATGGTCGCCTACCAGGGACTCGTCGAGTTCGACGCCGAGTACCAGACAGGCGGCCAGCACCGCGCGCGTGCCCACACCGGTGAGGGACTCGACCTGATGCGCTGCCACGGGCAGGGCACGGTCTACTTCGCCAACCTCGCGCAGCACGTCCACGTCGTCGACGTGGACCAGGACGGCCTCACCGTCGACAGCAGCTACGTGCTGGCGATGGACTCCGCGCTCCACCACGAGGTCATCGCCGTGGACAGCCAGTACGGCATCTCCGGCTCCGGGAAGTACCAGCTCAACATCACGGGGCGCGGCAAGGTCGCGCTGATGACCTCCGGGATGCCCCTGATGATGCAGGTCACCCCGGACCGCTACGTGAACTGCGACGCCGACGCGATCGTCGCGTGGTCCACGAGCCTGCGCGTCCAGATGCAGGCCCAGACCCACTCCTCCGGCGTGTGGCGGCGCCGCGGCAACACCGGTGAGGGCTGGGAGCTCAGCTTCATGGGCAACGGGTACGCGCTGGTCCAGCCCAGCGAACTGCTCCCGCCGCAGAACGCGGCGATCGGCCAGGGGCTGCGGGCCCAGTACGGCATGGGCCAGCAGGGTGTCCACGCGCAGAACCAGGGCAACGCCTGGAGCTGA
- a CDS encoding AIM24 family protein codes for MNQPFAGFAPAPVTARMENHGSHMLKVAMQTGSDLYARVGSMVAYEGFVQYEPNPPAVRQIARDWMTGEGAPLMKCSGDGLLYLADYGADVVVINLNGDAISVNATNLLAFDTQLTWGVERVKGLAKFAGQGLWNTKISGQGWVALTSRGKPIVVDCGGGEDETYVDPDALVAWSPNLKVKGKRSFKAQSLIGRGSGEAYQMAFSGTGIVVVQPSEDSTDRLRVRG; via the coding sequence ATGAACCAGCCATTCGCGGGCTTCGCCCCCGCGCCCGTCACCGCGCGCATGGAGAACCACGGCAGCCACATGCTGAAGGTCGCCATGCAGACCGGAAGCGACCTCTACGCGCGCGTGGGCTCGATGGTCGCCTACGAAGGGTTCGTCCAGTACGAGCCCAACCCGCCCGCCGTACGCCAGATCGCACGCGACTGGATGACCGGCGAGGGCGCGCCCCTCATGAAGTGCTCCGGCGACGGCCTGCTCTACCTGGCCGACTACGGGGCGGACGTCGTCGTCATCAACCTCAACGGTGACGCGATCTCCGTCAACGCCACCAACCTCCTCGCCTTCGACACGCAGCTCACCTGGGGCGTGGAGCGGGTGAAGGGGCTCGCCAAGTTCGCCGGCCAGGGTCTGTGGAACACCAAGATCTCCGGCCAGGGCTGGGTCGCGCTGACCTCCCGGGGCAAGCCCATCGTCGTCGACTGCGGCGGCGGTGAGGACGAGACGTACGTCGACCCGGACGCGCTCGTCGCGTGGTCCCCGAACCTCAAGGTGAAGGGCAAGCGCAGCTTCAAGGCGCAGTCGCTGATCGGCCGCGGCAGCGGTGAGGCCTACCAGATGGCGTTCTCCGGTACCGGCATCGTCGTCGTGCAGCCCAGCGAGGACAGCACCGACCGCCTCCGAGTCCGGGGCTGA